One Amycolatopsis thermophila DNA segment encodes these proteins:
- a CDS encoding GNAT family N-acetyltransferase, translated as MPHHKYLFRRATPEDADAIRDLVHAAYEKWVDLIHREPLPMQTDYRQAVTTHRIDLLYEDDRLVALIEMIPAVDHLLIENVAVRPADQGAGYGRLLMRHADLLAQSMGLPGVRLYTNSKFTENIRFYRRLGYRVDREEPFLNGSLVHMSKAV; from the coding sequence ATGCCACACCACAAGTACCTCTTCCGCCGCGCGACGCCCGAGGACGCCGACGCGATCCGCGACCTGGTCCACGCCGCCTACGAAAAGTGGGTGGACCTGATCCACCGCGAACCCCTCCCGATGCAGACGGACTACCGGCAGGCCGTCACCACCCACCGGATCGACCTGCTCTACGAGGACGACCGGCTGGTCGCGCTGATCGAAATGATCCCGGCGGTCGACCACCTGCTGATCGAGAACGTCGCGGTGCGGCCCGCGGACCAGGGCGCGGGGTACGGACGCCTGCTGATGCGGCACGCGGACCTGCTGGCGCAGTCGATGGGCCTGCCCGGCGTGCGCCTCTACACGAACTCGAAGTTCACCGAGAACATCCGCTTCTACCGCCGGCTCGGCTACCGCGTGGACCGGGAGGAGCCCTTCCTGAACGGCTCCCTGGTGCACATGAGCAAGGCGGTCTGA
- a CDS encoding ABC transporter substrate-binding protein: MRHLHKGVSFAIGLAVLGASLTACGDDGSSGSSGTGQIELSIGTFTEFGYENLLTEYEQLHPNIKITHHKTGEGGPYHQNLITKLAAGNGLEDVVAVEEGHFSDIIDKSSKFNDLTEIGPKDVTPDRWLDWKYEAGKDKDGRLIGYGTDIGPLALCYRKDLLQAAGLPSDPEGVKSLFATWDSYFAAGDQYVAHTGGKPWFDASSQLYNSMVNQLDTGYLDRDDKLTIESNPGIKAAWDRITGAIQRGQSAKLIAFSNEWKTGFQQGSFATTVCPSWMLGVVEENAGPGNAGKWAVTDAFPNGGGNWGGSYLTVPKQSRHPKEAAELAAWLTAPEQQLKAFQARGNFPSQVQALTSPQLLQQTEPYFGDAPVGRLYADQAKKVTHAQYKGPGDGQIQENVTSPALQAVEQGTPPDQAWQQVVDGAKKIVK; this comes from the coding sequence GTGCGACATCTTCACAAGGGCGTGAGCTTCGCGATCGGACTGGCGGTGCTCGGCGCGAGCCTCACCGCGTGTGGCGACGACGGCTCCTCCGGGTCGTCCGGCACCGGGCAGATCGAGCTGTCCATCGGCACCTTCACCGAGTTCGGCTACGAAAACCTGCTCACCGAGTACGAGCAGCTGCACCCCAACATCAAGATCACCCACCACAAGACCGGCGAGGGCGGGCCCTACCACCAGAACCTGATCACCAAGCTGGCCGCGGGCAACGGGCTGGAGGACGTGGTCGCGGTCGAGGAGGGCCACTTCTCCGACATCATCGACAAGTCGTCCAAGTTCAACGACCTCACCGAGATCGGTCCGAAGGACGTGACCCCCGACCGGTGGCTGGACTGGAAGTACGAGGCCGGTAAGGACAAGGACGGCCGGCTGATCGGCTACGGCACCGACATCGGCCCGCTGGCGCTGTGCTACCGCAAGGACCTGCTGCAGGCCGCCGGGCTGCCCTCGGACCCGGAAGGCGTCAAGTCGCTGTTCGCGACCTGGGACTCCTACTTCGCGGCCGGTGACCAGTACGTGGCGCACACCGGCGGCAAACCGTGGTTCGACGCGTCCTCGCAGCTGTACAACTCCATGGTCAACCAGCTCGACACCGGTTACCTGGACCGCGACGACAAGCTGACCATCGAGTCCAACCCGGGCATCAAGGCGGCCTGGGACCGCATCACCGGCGCCATCCAGCGCGGCCAGTCCGCGAAGCTCATCGCGTTCAGCAACGAGTGGAAGACCGGATTCCAGCAGGGATCCTTCGCCACCACCGTGTGCCCGTCGTGGATGCTCGGCGTGGTCGAGGAGAACGCCGGTCCGGGCAACGCCGGCAAGTGGGCCGTCACCGACGCGTTCCCCAACGGCGGCGGCAACTGGGGCGGCTCGTACCTGACCGTGCCCAAGCAGAGCCGGCACCCGAAGGAAGCGGCCGAGCTCGCGGCCTGGCTGACCGCGCCCGAGCAGCAGCTCAAGGCGTTCCAGGCGCGCGGCAACTTCCCCAGTCAGGTGCAGGCGCTGACCTCGCCGCAGCTGCTGCAGCAGACCGAGCCGTACTTCGGCGACGCCCCGGTCGGCCGGCTCTACGCCGACCAGGCCAAGAAGGTGACCCACGCGCAGTACAAGGGCCCGGGCGACGGCCAGATCCAGGAGAACGTCACCAGCCCGGCCCTGCAGGCGGTCGAGCAGGGGACGCCGCCGGACCAGGCCTGGCAGCAGGTGGTCGACGGCGCCAAGAAGATCGTGAAATGA
- a CDS encoding LacI family DNA-binding transcriptional regulator: MEDVAAFAGVSRSTASRALNDDPNVSARAREAVRAAAADLGYSPNQAARSLVTRRTGAVAVVLSEPEEVLLGDPYRTAVMRAGYRELAANGIQMVLMFCDGRDDLTRTLRFLEGGHVDGALVFAPHQADPLPRALRLLRVPVVFGGPAGGVARGVHVIDFDNESGARLAVEHLVGLGRRRIATVAGPQDQTAAVHRLAGWRKTLADAGLETSGLAEEADFTLDGGRVAMDRLLARRPDLDAVFVASDVMAAGVLQALGAAGRAVPSDVAVVGFDDHPALAAATNPPLTTVHQDPAAQVRQMVATLTTLLAGEALRPRRQVLPVSLTRRESA, encoded by the coding sequence CTGGAGGACGTCGCCGCGTTCGCCGGGGTCTCCCGCTCGACCGCCTCCCGGGCGTTGAACGACGACCCGAACGTCAGCGCTCGGGCCCGCGAGGCGGTGCGCGCCGCGGCCGCGGACCTCGGCTACTCGCCCAACCAGGCCGCCCGGTCGCTCGTGACGCGCCGGACGGGCGCGGTCGCGGTGGTGTTGTCCGAGCCCGAGGAGGTCCTGCTCGGTGACCCCTACCGGACGGCGGTGATGCGCGCCGGGTACCGGGAGCTGGCCGCGAACGGGATCCAGATGGTGTTGATGTTCTGCGACGGGCGGGACGACCTGACGCGGACGCTGCGGTTCCTGGAGGGCGGCCACGTCGACGGTGCGCTGGTGTTCGCGCCGCACCAGGCGGACCCGCTCCCCCGCGCGCTGCGGCTGCTGCGGGTGCCGGTGGTGTTCGGCGGCCCGGCGGGCGGGGTGGCGCGCGGGGTGCACGTGATCGACTTCGACAACGAGTCCGGCGCGCGGCTCGCGGTGGAGCACCTGGTGGGCCTGGGCCGCCGCCGCATCGCGACGGTCGCCGGACCGCAGGACCAGACCGCGGCGGTGCACCGCCTGGCCGGCTGGCGCAAGACCCTGGCCGACGCGGGGTTGGAGACGTCCGGTCTGGCCGAGGAGGCGGACTTCACCCTGGACGGTGGCCGCGTGGCGATGGACCGCCTGCTGGCCCGGCGCCCCGACCTGGACGCGGTCTTCGTGGCGAGCGACGTGATGGCGGCCGGCGTGCTGCAGGCACTGGGCGCCGCGGGCCGCGCGGTGCCCTCCGACGTGGCGGTCGTGGGTTTCGACGACCACCCGGCGCTCGCCGCCGCGACGAACCCGCCCTTGACGACCGTGCACCAGGACCCGGCCGCGCAGGTGCGCCAGATGGTGGCGACGCTGACGACCCTGCTGGCCGGCGAGGCGCTCCGGCCGCGGCGGCAGGTGCTGCCGGTGTCCCTGACACGGCGCGAGTCGGCCTGA
- a CDS encoding serine/threonine-protein kinase — MDIGERYRLGERIGGGGSADVHRAWDRVAGREVAVKLFRAGASAAQKRRQEQELRILDRLRHPGLIPLYDSGVRDGRAYLVMRLVPGPSLADRIADGPLPVDETLELGSGLADALAHVHRAGITHRDVKPANVLLAPDGPVLGDFGVAQGLDGARFATSSAVVGTAAYMAPEQVRGAPVGPPADVFALALVLLECLSGHREYRGSLTECAVARLLREPKVPDGLPPHVADVLTRMGNRDPSARPEAREVAGVLRAPAPAVLRPRRRRGLADVVKAAASVAFSLG; from the coding sequence GTGGACATCGGGGAGCGGTACCGGCTCGGGGAGCGGATCGGCGGTGGCGGCAGCGCCGACGTCCACCGCGCCTGGGATCGCGTCGCCGGCCGCGAGGTGGCGGTCAAACTGTTCCGCGCCGGCGCCTCCGCGGCGCAGAAACGGCGGCAGGAACAGGAACTGCGCATCCTGGACCGGCTGCGGCACCCGGGTCTGATCCCGCTGTACGACTCCGGCGTGCGGGACGGACGGGCCTACCTGGTGATGCGGCTGGTTCCCGGGCCGTCGCTGGCCGACCGCATCGCCGACGGCCCGCTGCCCGTCGACGAGACCCTCGAACTCGGGTCGGGGCTGGCGGACGCGCTCGCCCACGTCCACCGCGCCGGCATCACGCACCGCGACGTGAAACCGGCGAACGTCCTGCTCGCGCCGGACGGGCCGGTGCTCGGTGACTTCGGTGTGGCGCAGGGGCTCGACGGCGCGCGGTTCGCCACGAGCAGCGCCGTGGTGGGCACCGCCGCGTACATGGCGCCCGAGCAGGTGCGCGGCGCGCCGGTGGGGCCTCCCGCGGACGTCTTCGCGCTGGCCCTGGTGTTGCTGGAATGCCTGTCCGGGCACCGCGAATACCGGGGTTCGCTGACCGAGTGCGCGGTGGCGCGGCTGCTTCGGGAGCCCAAGGTGCCCGACGGATTGCCGCCGCACGTGGCGGATGTGCTGACCCGGATGGGGAACCGTGATCCCTCGGCCCGGCCCGAGGCGCGTGAGGTGGCGGGGGTGTTGCGCGCACCCGCCCCGGCGGTGCTGCGGCCGCGGCGCAGGCGGGGTCTGGCGGACGTGGTCAAGGCGGCCGCCTCGGTGGCGTTCTCGCTCGGCTGA
- a CDS encoding DNA polymerase domain-containing protein encodes MSSAEVRDGVSLTNLDQTLFAEAGATKRDLIDYLDAVADRMITALRGRPLSVVRVLRGQDPFMQKNLPKYTPEWVPRVSMWAESSHREVSYALCDDRRTLLWFGNQRAIEYHPTLAPAGDLGHPSHLVLDLDPPEGTAAFGLAVRAALLVRQALADCGLAGAVKTSGSKGVHVFVPVRDADAEQAAAATRALAARAERLDPDLATTAFIREDRGGKVFLDSTRAGGATVVAVYSPRVRPGLPVSFPVPWSDIENVRPADFTLRETARLLGTSDPWTDSLPAPQQLPEDLIEHGRTIPIARVQAMHEGKRRARARREQGS; translated from the coding sequence ATGAGCAGCGCGGAGGTGCGGGACGGCGTCTCGCTGACGAACCTCGACCAGACCCTGTTCGCCGAAGCCGGTGCCACGAAACGCGATCTGATCGACTACCTGGACGCGGTGGCCGACCGGATGATCACCGCGCTGCGCGGCCGTCCGCTGTCGGTGGTGCGGGTGCTGCGCGGGCAGGACCCGTTCATGCAGAAGAACCTGCCCAAGTACACCCCGGAGTGGGTGCCCCGGGTGAGCATGTGGGCCGAGTCCTCACACCGCGAGGTCTCGTACGCGTTGTGCGACGACCGCCGCACGCTGCTGTGGTTCGGCAACCAGCGCGCCATCGAGTACCACCCGACGCTCGCGCCGGCCGGGGACCTGGGCCACCCGTCGCACCTGGTGCTCGACCTGGACCCGCCCGAGGGGACGGCGGCCTTCGGCCTCGCGGTGCGCGCGGCGCTGCTGGTCCGCCAGGCACTGGCCGACTGCGGCCTGGCGGGCGCGGTGAAGACGAGCGGGTCGAAGGGCGTGCACGTGTTCGTGCCGGTGCGGGACGCCGACGCCGAGCAGGCCGCGGCCGCCACCCGCGCCCTGGCCGCCCGCGCCGAACGGCTCGATCCGGACCTGGCGACCACCGCGTTCATCCGCGAGGACCGCGGCGGCAAGGTCTTCCTCGACTCCACCCGCGCCGGCGGGGCGACGGTCGTGGCGGTGTACAGCCCGCGGGTGCGTCCCGGCCTGCCGGTCTCGTTCCCGGTGCCGTGGAGCGACATCGAGAACGTCCGGCCGGCCGACTTCACGCTGCGCGAGACCGCGCGGCTGCTCGGCACCTCCGACCCGTGGACCGATTCGCTGCCGGCGCCGCAGCAGCTGCCGGAGGACCTGATCGAACACGGCCGCACCATCCCGATCGCCCGCGTCCAGGCGATGCACGAGGGCAAACGCCGGGCCCGCGCGCGCCGCGAGCAGGGCTCCTAG
- a CDS encoding aldehyde dehydrogenase family protein, producing MTELLTREDAPGAIEVHDPASGELVGRVTSATEQEVAKAVRAARAAFAEWRRTPAAERAEALKAAAAELRDRADELAEMNTRETGKVPGDARGGVLAGAGTLEQYAELGPAHRGRSLQGGWDATDLMVPEPRGVVVALTPWNDPVAVACGLLGAALATGNVVVHKPSERCPHVGRMLTGLLARHLPSDVLQCLDGDGSVGAWLAECDDVDVIAHVGSTATGRSVAVAAARTGAKVLLENGGNDALIVDAGVDPRWAASQAALGAFANAGQICVSVERIYVHREVAGEFLDALVAEAGKRPHEVPMGPLVDERQRDHVHGHVTDALEQGAELLAGGVPPDGPGARYPATVLSGCTPSMRVMSEETFGPVAPVRVVDDFDQALAEAADDRYGLTATVLTESMSHAQRAWRELPVGTVKVNNVFGGAPAGAAHPRKASGEGFGYGPELLDEMTVTKVVHIGPAGG from the coding sequence ATGACTGAGCTGTTGACCCGGGAAGACGCGCCGGGGGCGATCGAGGTGCACGACCCGGCCAGTGGCGAGCTGGTGGGCCGCGTGACGTCCGCGACCGAGCAGGAGGTCGCCAAGGCCGTGCGCGCGGCGCGGGCGGCGTTCGCGGAGTGGCGGCGGACCCCCGCGGCCGAGCGGGCGGAGGCGTTGAAGGCCGCCGCCGCCGAGCTGCGGGACCGCGCGGACGAGCTCGCCGAGATGAACACCCGCGAGACGGGCAAGGTACCCGGCGACGCCCGCGGTGGTGTCCTCGCCGGTGCCGGGACGCTGGAGCAGTACGCCGAGCTCGGCCCGGCCCACCGCGGCCGCAGCCTGCAGGGCGGCTGGGACGCGACCGACCTGATGGTGCCCGAGCCGCGCGGTGTCGTGGTGGCGCTGACCCCGTGGAACGACCCGGTCGCGGTGGCCTGCGGGCTGCTCGGTGCGGCGCTGGCGACCGGCAACGTCGTGGTGCACAAGCCGAGCGAACGGTGCCCGCACGTCGGGCGGATGCTGACCGGCCTGCTCGCGCGGCACCTGCCGTCGGACGTCCTGCAGTGCCTGGACGGCGACGGGTCCGTGGGCGCGTGGCTCGCCGAGTGCGACGACGTCGACGTGATCGCGCACGTCGGCAGCACCGCGACCGGACGCTCGGTCGCCGTCGCGGCGGCGCGCACCGGCGCGAAGGTGCTGCTGGAGAACGGCGGGAACGACGCCCTGATCGTGGACGCCGGGGTCGACCCGCGCTGGGCGGCGTCGCAGGCCGCGCTGGGGGCGTTCGCCAACGCCGGCCAGATCTGCGTGTCGGTCGAGCGGATCTACGTGCACCGCGAGGTGGCGGGGGAGTTCCTGGACGCGCTGGTCGCGGAGGCCGGCAAGCGCCCGCACGAGGTACCGATGGGGCCCCTGGTCGACGAGCGTCAGCGCGACCACGTGCACGGCCACGTCACCGACGCCCTCGAGCAGGGCGCCGAGTTGCTCGCCGGGGGAGTGCCGCCGGACGGGCCGGGGGCGCGCTACCCGGCGACCGTCCTGAGCGGCTGCACCCCGTCGATGCGGGTGATGAGCGAGGAGACCTTCGGGCCGGTCGCCCCGGTGCGCGTGGTCGACGACTTCGACCAGGCGCTGGCCGAGGCCGCGGACGACCGGTACGGCCTGACGGCGACCGTGCTGACCGAGTCGATGTCGCACGCGCAGCGGGCGTGGCGCGAGCTGCCCGTGGGCACGGTGAAGGTGAACAACGTCTTCGGCGGCGCGCCCGCCGGGGCCGCGCACCCGCGGAAGGCCAGCGGCGAAGGGTTCGGGTACGGGCCCGAGCTGCTCGACGAGATGACCGTGACCAAGGTCGTCCACATCGGACCGGCCGGCGGCTGA
- a CDS encoding DUF1360 domain-containing protein codes for MAQHAGLRDLAAAGRAEADAYRGTNDRPLGGYLFIMLVYTSMVVTAAVAALVTGRKLPRDLRVSDIVLMAMGTHKLSRTLTKDAVTSPLRAPFTRYAHTGGPAEVMEEVRKPTGLRHSIGELLSCPFCLDMWVVTGFTIGHVFAPRATRLVAAAFAALTGADFLQLAYAKAQQIAQG; via the coding sequence ATGGCGCAGCACGCCGGACTCCGGGACCTCGCCGCCGCGGGTCGCGCCGAGGCCGACGCCTACCGCGGGACGAACGACCGTCCGCTGGGCGGTTATCTCTTCATCATGCTCGTCTACACGTCGATGGTGGTGACCGCGGCCGTCGCGGCGCTCGTGACGGGCCGGAAACTGCCGCGCGACCTGCGGGTCTCCGACATCGTCCTGATGGCGATGGGCACCCACAAGCTGTCCCGCACCCTCACCAAGGACGCGGTCACCAGCCCCCTGCGCGCCCCCTTCACCCGCTACGCGCACACCGGCGGGCCCGCCGAGGTGATGGAAGAGGTGCGCAAGCCCACAGGGCTCCGGCACAGCATCGGCGAGCTGCTCAGCTGCCCGTTCTGCCTCGACATGTGGGTGGTGACCGGATTCACCATCGGCCACGTCTTCGCGCCCCGCGCGACCCGGCTGGTCGCGGCGGCGTTCGCGGCGCTGACCGGCGCGGACTTCCTGCAACTCGCCTACGCGAAGGCCCAGCAGATCGCGCAGGGCTGA
- a CDS encoding carbohydrate ABC transporter permease, which translates to MTTVVEKPPRQEVPPEPAKPSWRHRLSRWDVKFSPYLYIAPFFVVFGLTGLFPLLYTAYVSLFDWEIGDDDPKFIGLENFATLLGDPQFWNAVVNTVSIFLLSSVPQVIIAVLLAALLSLRLRFPAGWRVGILLPYSASLVALGIIFANLFGPRFGLVNALLETLGLDRVEWQANRFASHLAVATMVNWRWTGYNALIVLAAMQALPRDVYEAAVVDGAGAVRRFFSITLPMLRPTLIFVVVTSTIGGLQIFTEPKLFDAMPGSNNGGSQHQFQTLTLYLYQSAFEGFDLGYASAIAWLLFLLIVLIALANFLITRRLAATTGLKR; encoded by the coding sequence ATGACCACCGTGGTCGAGAAACCGCCGCGGCAGGAAGTGCCGCCGGAGCCGGCGAAACCGTCCTGGCGGCACCGGTTGTCGCGCTGGGACGTGAAGTTCTCGCCGTACCTCTACATCGCACCGTTCTTCGTGGTGTTCGGCCTCACCGGCCTGTTCCCCCTGCTGTACACGGCTTACGTGTCGCTGTTCGACTGGGAGATCGGCGACGACGACCCGAAGTTCATCGGGCTGGAGAACTTCGCGACGCTGCTGGGCGACCCGCAGTTCTGGAACGCCGTCGTCAACACGGTCTCGATCTTCCTGCTCTCCAGCGTGCCGCAGGTGATCATCGCGGTCCTGCTGGCCGCGCTGCTGTCGTTGCGGCTGCGGTTCCCGGCCGGCTGGCGGGTCGGGATCCTGCTGCCGTACTCGGCCAGCCTGGTCGCGCTCGGCATCATCTTCGCCAACCTGTTCGGCCCGCGGTTCGGGCTGGTCAACGCCCTGCTGGAGACGTTGGGGCTGGACCGGGTGGAGTGGCAGGCCAACCGGTTCGCCAGCCACCTGGCCGTCGCGACGATGGTCAACTGGCGCTGGACCGGGTACAACGCGCTGATCGTGCTGGCGGCGATGCAGGCGCTGCCGCGTGACGTGTACGAGGCCGCGGTGGTCGACGGCGCGGGCGCGGTGCGGCGGTTCTTCTCGATCACGCTGCCGATGCTGCGGCCCACGTTGATCTTCGTGGTGGTCACCTCGACCATCGGCGGGCTGCAGATCTTCACCGAGCCCAAGCTGTTCGACGCCATGCCGGGGTCGAACAACGGCGGTTCCCAGCACCAGTTCCAGACGTTGACGCTGTACCTGTACCAGTCGGCGTTCGAGGGCTTCGACCTCGGCTACGCGTCGGCGATCGCGTGGCTGCTGTTCCTGCTGATCGTGCTCATCGCGCTGGCCAACTTCCTGATCACCCGGCGGCTCGCCGCGACGACGGGACTGAAACGATGA
- a CDS encoding IS110 family transposase: MTTQMAIEPAAGAVIGGVDTHKNTHYAAAVDDHGRLLGHREFPANDRGYADLLAWVQEHGEVGAIGVESTGSFGATLTRFLTAREIRVVEVNRPNRLARHMDGKSDRLDAEQIARAVLGQTSTATPKAKSGLVEVIRTLRVTRSSAVKARTSAFNTLWGVMIGSPSPLRDELVVLSKKTLVNRCLRLRPETEDLLGLATTPGRLLMAGVKATLRGLARRWKQLDDEIKALNKQIGALVHAAAPELVELHGVGVEIAGQFLVTAGDNPERIRNEAAFAKLCGVAPQPASSGRTTGRHRLSRGGDRAANSALYIVTIVRMRRHQPTRHYVERRTAEGLRKREIIRCLKRYIAREIYANLPRPSTASVTPPPTAA, from the coding sequence ATGACAACCCAGATGGCTATAGAGCCAGCAGCTGGTGCCGTGATCGGCGGCGTCGATACCCACAAGAACACTCACTACGCGGCGGCGGTCGATGACCACGGCCGCCTGTTGGGTCATCGGGAGTTCCCCGCCAATGACCGCGGCTACGCCGACCTTCTGGCATGGGTTCAGGAACACGGCGAGGTAGGCGCGATCGGGGTCGAGAGCACCGGATCTTTCGGCGCCACGCTGACTCGGTTCCTTACCGCCCGGGAGATTCGCGTGGTCGAGGTCAACCGGCCCAACAGACTGGCACGGCACATGGACGGCAAGTCCGATCGGCTCGATGCCGAGCAGATCGCCCGGGCTGTCCTCGGCCAGACTTCGACGGCCACCCCGAAAGCCAAGTCCGGCCTGGTCGAGGTCATCCGGACCCTTCGGGTGACTCGTTCCAGCGCAGTCAAGGCACGCACCAGCGCATTCAACACACTGTGGGGCGTCATGATCGGGTCACCCTCTCCGTTGCGCGACGAACTTGTCGTGCTGAGCAAGAAGACGCTGGTCAACCGATGCCTGCGGCTGCGGCCGGAGACGGAGGACCTGCTCGGCCTGGCAACAACCCCAGGCCGGCTATTGATGGCCGGAGTCAAGGCCACCCTACGGGGCCTGGCACGCCGCTGGAAGCAACTCGATGATGAGATCAAGGCCCTCAACAAGCAGATCGGGGCCCTGGTCCACGCAGCGGCACCCGAACTGGTCGAACTGCACGGTGTCGGCGTCGAGATCGCGGGCCAGTTCCTCGTCACCGCAGGCGACAACCCCGAACGCATCCGCAACGAAGCCGCCTTCGCCAAGCTCTGCGGTGTCGCGCCCCAGCCGGCCAGCAGCGGACGCACCACCGGCCGACACCGACTCAGCCGCGGCGGCGACCGCGCCGCAAACAGTGCCCTCTACATCGTCACGATCGTCCGGATGCGTCGCCACCAACCGACCCGCCACTACGTCGAGCGGCGCACCGCCGAAGGCCTGCGCAAACGCGAGATCATCCGCTGCCTGAAGCGCTACATCGCCCGGGAAATCTATGCCAACCTTCCCCGACCATCCACGGCCTCCGTCACACCCCCTCCGACAGCGGCTTGA